The Candidatus Bathyarchaeota archaeon genome contains a region encoding:
- a CDS encoding radical SAM protein has translation MAKLPLFNIAKRGFCTCLPKYNLNTYLGRCGHGCIYCYAVKFPSFTGPTLPRTRLVEQIAEMTKNTRLKLPVMLSDCTDPYQLLERKYKITRKCIEVLTKHKFPLLIVTKSDLVLRDIDLFHLTPTVVSITVTTLDEKTAKFWEPNAPPPKLRIAALQKLAEEGITTTARVDPIIPSINDNTEDFEKLVKVLAEVGVKQITTSTFKPVRGFFKTLRRLNYGLYKRLYSLYSDGKWILGYKYLSDEKRRRIMERLRSIVLNYGLEFSSCREGFPELNTTLCDGTAFCRDMLDRFIDYSSSE, from the coding sequence TTGGCGAAACTTCCACTGTTTAACATTGCTAAACGAGGATTTTGCACTTGTCTCCCTAAATATAATTTGAACACCTATTTGGGCAGATGCGGCCACGGATGCATTTACTGTTACGCCGTTAAATTTCCAAGTTTTACTGGGCCCACTCTTCCCAGAACTAGACTTGTTGAGCAAATAGCTGAAATGACCAAGAATACACGGCTAAAACTTCCCGTAATGCTAAGCGACTGCACAGACCCCTACCAACTGCTTGAAAGAAAATACAAAATTACACGCAAATGCATCGAAGTTTTAACTAAGCACAAGTTTCCATTGCTAATTGTAACAAAGTCAGACTTAGTCCTAAGAGATATAGACTTATTCCATTTAACACCAACAGTCGTCTCAATAACTGTGACAACTTTAGATGAGAAAACAGCAAAGTTTTGGGAACCAAACGCACCCCCGCCAAAACTCCGAATAGCTGCACTTCAAAAACTTGCAGAAGAAGGAATAACCACAACCGCAAGAGTAGACCCAATAATCCCCAGTATAAACGATAACACGGAGGATTTCGAGAAACTTGTGAAAGTTTTAGCTGAAGTTGGAGTTAAGCAGATTACAACATCAACCTTTAAGCCCGTAAGGGGATTCTTTAAAACTCTTAGAAGACTCAACTATGGGCTTTATAAGCGTCTGTATAGTCTCTACTCTGACGGAAAATGGATTCTGGGTTATAAATATCTAAGCGATGAAAAGCGAAGGAGGATTATGGAGCGTTTAAGATCCATAGTCCTAAATTATGGGTTGGAGTTTTCATCCTGTCGTGAGGGCTTCCCGGAGTTAAATACCACTTTATGTGATGGAACTGCTTTTTGTCGTGATATGCTTGATAGGTTTATTGATTATTCGAGTTCCGAATAA
- a CDS encoding 2-oxoacid:ferredoxin oxidoreductase subunit beta, protein MNEGFSRKLFMRDLKLPFCPGCGNYMIIDAFLRAVYELGYRNLKNFVFCSGIGCAAWIPSPYFLADSIHTPHGRSIPVAMGVKLVRPELKVVVFGGDGDLAGIGLSHLIHAARRNIDISVFMVNNQVYGMTGGQVAPTTLQGIKTTSTPYGSFERPLDVSKIVAEAGACYVARWTTVHRNELKEAMKKAILTEGFSFVEILSQCPTMFGRHAGFKNLAEIMKWFKEKSVSIEESRKMSGRELSDRIVVGEFVHRKFIPLTKIFSTLKKQVSEVV, encoded by the coding sequence ATGAATGAAGGCTTTTCTCGGAAACTGTTTATGCGCGACTTGAAACTTCCATTTTGCCCAGGATGCGGAAACTACATGATAATAGACGCTTTTCTAAGGGCTGTCTACGAACTTGGCTATAGAAACTTGAAAAATTTCGTTTTCTGCAGTGGAATTGGCTGCGCCGCATGGATTCCTTCACCCTACTTCCTAGCCGACTCGATACACACTCCGCATGGAAGGAGCATACCAGTTGCAATGGGCGTAAAGCTTGTCAGGCCGGAATTGAAGGTTGTAGTCTTCGGAGGAGACGGTGACCTAGCTGGAATTGGCTTAAGCCACCTAATCCATGCAGCTAGGAGAAACATTGACATATCCGTGTTTATGGTTAACAATCAAGTTTACGGAATGACTGGAGGCCAAGTTGCACCTACAACTCTGCAGGGAATAAAAACGACTTCAACGCCGTATGGAAGTTTCGAAAGACCATTAGACGTCTCCAAAATCGTCGCAGAAGCTGGTGCATGTTACGTAGCCAGATGGACAACTGTCCACAGAAACGAACTCAAAGAAGCCATGAAAAAGGCGATTTTAACCGAGGGCTTCTCATTCGTTGAAATTCTAAGTCAGTGCCCCACAATGTTCGGGAGGCATGCCGGCTTTAAAAACTTGGCGGAAATAATGAAATGGTTTAAGGAAAAATCTGTTTCAATCGAGGAAAGTAGAAAAATGAGCGGGCGAGAATTATCTGACAGGATAGTTGTAGGCGAATTTGTTCATAGGAAGTTTATTCCATTAACTAAAATTTTTTCAACTCTTAAAAAGCAAGTATCAGAGGTGGTTTAA
- a CDS encoding 2-oxoacid:acceptor oxidoreductase subunit alpha → MEKHGQLLESGKYFMQGNEALAEGALFAGCRFFAGYPITPASEVLEYLAKKMPKNGGICIQMEDEMASLAAAIGASWAGAKAMTATSGPGFSLMQELIGYAFMTETPVVVADIQRQGPSTGQATKGAQGDVMQARWGTHGDYVSIVLSPNSPQEMFELVIEAFNLAEKYRTPVILLADEAVAHMREIVEIPPLEEIRLSERKKPRSVNEAFFGGEDVPPMPPLGEGYYVAVTGSTHNEYGIRFTADPQVHRKLVERLVGKIVKNTDKIAKFEAVNIEDCDVGIVAYGCTSRSVYEAIEMAKEKGIKIGFVRLKTIWPFPEKPVKKLAEKAEFIIVPEMNLKQLYYEVQRVAGCEAEVVSLNKIGGGEMITPEEILAKIRRIMQHE, encoded by the coding sequence ATGGAAAAACACGGTCAATTATTAGAATCTGGAAAATACTTCATGCAGGGAAATGAAGCTCTTGCCGAAGGCGCACTGTTTGCAGGCTGCAGATTCTTCGCTGGTTACCCGATAACTCCGGCAAGCGAAGTTCTGGAGTACTTAGCCAAGAAAATGCCTAAAAATGGTGGAATTTGCATACAGATGGAAGATGAAATGGCTTCCCTTGCAGCGGCTATAGGCGCAAGCTGGGCTGGAGCAAAAGCCATGACCGCCACCTCCGGACCAGGCTTTAGCCTAATGCAAGAGTTGATAGGCTACGCTTTCATGACTGAAACTCCAGTTGTAGTGGCGGATATACAGCGTCAAGGCCCAAGCACCGGACAGGCCACTAAAGGAGCGCAGGGAGACGTTATGCAGGCTAGATGGGGGACCCACGGCGACTACGTATCAATAGTCTTGTCGCCAAACTCTCCTCAGGAAATGTTTGAATTGGTAATTGAAGCCTTCAACTTAGCTGAGAAGTATCGCACACCAGTCATATTGCTTGCAGATGAAGCAGTTGCACACATGAGGGAAATAGTGGAAATCCCTCCCCTTGAAGAAATTAGGCTTAGTGAACGTAAAAAACCAAGGTCTGTGAATGAAGCGTTTTTTGGAGGAGAAGATGTCCCTCCGATGCCTCCGCTTGGAGAGGGTTATTACGTGGCCGTCACCGGGTCAACCCATAATGAGTATGGAATCCGCTTTACCGCAGACCCTCAAGTGCATAGGAAGCTCGTTGAAAGACTTGTTGGAAAAATAGTTAAAAACACGGATAAAATCGCCAAGTTTGAAGCAGTAAACATTGAAGATTGCGACGTGGGCATAGTAGCTTACGGATGCACTTCGAGATCTGTATACGAAGCAATTGAAATGGCGAAGGAAAAGGGAATAAAAATTGGTTTTGTCCGTTTAAAGACCATTTGGCCTTTTCCGGAAAAACCAGTGAAGAAACTTGCTGAAAAAGCTGAATTTATAATTGTTCCGGAGATGAACCTAAAGCAGCTTTACTACGAAGTTCAAAGAGTAGCCGGCTGCGAGGCTGAGGTTGTCTCATTAAATAAGATTGGTGGAGGAGAGATGATAACCCCGGAGGAGATACTAGCTAAAATAAGGAGGATAATGCAGCATGAATGA
- a CDS encoding energy-coupling factor transporter transmembrane protein EcfT gives MSFFEGLKFRKISSPIHNLDPRVKFAFVLVIFVLAIVFWELPALLVLFILQIPFVILARVGRRWIRSMKGAAFLAALIFITNFGFQFFYGAESLSSLIERSVAMTFRFIVLVSSFSVFFLTTSPDMLGLALEQSRIPYEFCFAFTTAVRFVPVLADEAQTIMDAQKARGLELEKGNFLKRIKNYIPILVPLIVNAIRRSIELAEAMESRAWGATKKRTNLYILKLKRNDYALALITTMILAIAIYVRIYVPIPSITSFLTI, from the coding sequence ATGAGTTTCTTTGAGGGTTTAAAATTTAGAAAGATTTCATCTCCTATTCACAATTTGGATCCCAGGGTTAAATTTGCATTTGTTCTCGTGATTTTTGTTCTAGCAATAGTCTTCTGGGAACTTCCGGCTTTACTTGTGCTTTTCATTTTACAAATTCCGTTTGTAATTTTGGCACGTGTTGGCAGACGGTGGATTCGTTCAATGAAAGGTGCAGCCTTCCTCGCGGCTTTAATATTCATAACGAATTTCGGTTTCCAATTCTTTTATGGTGCCGAGTCTCTTTCTTCTTTAATAGAGCGGTCGGTTGCAATGACTTTTCGCTTTATAGTTTTGGTGAGTTCCTTCTCTGTTTTCTTCCTAACAACTTCCCCCGACATGCTTGGCTTGGCTTTGGAGCAAAGCCGCATACCCTACGAGTTTTGTTTTGCATTCACAACTGCAGTACGTTTCGTTCCAGTCTTAGCGGATGAAGCCCAAACAATAATGGACGCCCAAAAAGCAAGAGGATTAGAACTAGAAAAGGGGAACTTTCTAAAACGCATAAAAAATTACATTCCCATTCTGGTTCCCCTAATTGTAAATGCAATTCGAAGAAGCATAGAACTTGCCGAAGCAATGGAGTCTAGAGCGTGGGGGGCAACCAAAAAAAGAACAAACTTGTACATTTTAAAACTTAAAAGAAACGACTATGCCTTAGCGTTGATAACAACCATGATCCTCGCAATTGCAATTTACGTAAGAATCTACGTTCCAATACCCTCAATCACGAGTTTTCTAACAATCTAA
- a CDS encoding methyltransferase domain-containing protein: protein MEDYWKKKRSVMNHYDTIAHIYDLQYGQEQRLKIEFSLENLNLKSESLILDVGCGTGLLFDYVLGNILVGVDVSKGILMRAKGKIGGRENVFLVQADADYLPFHDGIFDVVFAITLLQNVPSPIETLKEIGRVAKKDAVIVVTGLKKKFGFKDFEKLLSRLFFLEKLWDRCELHDYVAFLSKRVPRS from the coding sequence TTGGAGGATTATTGGAAGAAAAAACGTAGCGTGATGAACCATTATGATACTATTGCGCATATTTATGATTTGCAGTATGGTCAGGAGCAAAGGTTGAAAATTGAATTTTCCTTAGAAAATTTGAATTTAAAATCTGAAAGTTTAATTCTTGATGTTGGATGCGGGACTGGCCTTCTGTTTGATTATGTTTTAGGAAACATTCTTGTTGGAGTTGACGTGTCAAAGGGGATTTTGATGAGGGCGAAGGGGAAGATTGGGGGTAGGGAAAATGTTTTTCTTGTTCAGGCTGATGCTGATTATCTCCCTTTTCACGATGGAATTTTTGACGTGGTTTTCGCTATAACTTTGCTTCAGAATGTGCCTTCTCCGATTGAAACTTTAAAAGAGATAGGTAGAGTAGCCAAGAAAGACGCTGTTATTGTTGTTACTGGTTTAAAGAAGAAATTTGGCTTTAAAGATTTTGAAAAGCTTCTCAGCAGACTTTTCTTTCTGGAAAAACTGTGGGATAGGTGTGAATTACATGATTATGTTGCGTTTTTGTCTAAGCGAGTTCCTCGAAGCTAG
- a CDS encoding heavy metal resistance protein CzcA has product MRSLQPKTLRIIVDEREKPSSVPEALKKLGAQVEFKMLEVGDYIVSPLCAVERKSSRDFLKSLYSGRLFDQASRISDCYEKSVLIVEGDFPNFLYEMKNPKVFWGALTALAFKFNLNVFFTAEPWQTAELIYTIAKHESVKKLAGPYVKKRFKAEDVEQNQLLIVSSLPGVGPKLGERLLKRFGTIRRIFNASIAELASVEGVGRAKAERIARILDSYYKPLATKPQQLPLDESKLQTT; this is encoded by the coding sequence GTGCGAAGTTTGCAACCTAAAACTCTTAGAATAATTGTTGATGAACGTGAAAAGCCTTCAAGTGTACCGGAAGCCCTAAAGAAGTTGGGCGCACAAGTTGAATTTAAAATGCTTGAAGTTGGAGATTACATTGTTTCGCCCCTATGTGCAGTTGAACGTAAAAGCAGCCGAGATTTCTTGAAATCACTTTATTCAGGAAGACTTTTCGATCAAGCTTCTAGAATAAGTGACTGCTATGAAAAATCAGTTTTAATTGTTGAAGGAGACTTTCCAAACTTTTTGTACGAGATGAAAAATCCGAAGGTTTTTTGGGGAGCTTTAACGGCTTTAGCTTTCAAATTTAACCTAAACGTTTTCTTCACAGCCGAGCCTTGGCAAACTGCAGAGTTAATCTATACTATTGCAAAGCATGAAAGCGTCAAAAAGCTTGCTGGACCCTACGTTAAAAAGAGATTTAAAGCAGAAGATGTGGAGCAAAATCAGCTTTTAATCGTTTCCTCCTTGCCCGGAGTAGGACCAAAACTTGGAGAAAGACTTCTTAAACGTTTTGGAACCATTAGAAGAATTTTTAACGCCTCAATTGCTGAACTCGCCTCGGTTGAGGGAGTTGGAAGGGCGAAAGCTGAACGAATAGCAAGAATTTTAGACTCCTACTATAAGCCATTAGCAACTAAACCCCAGCAACTTCCACTTGACGAAAGCAAACTGCAGACAACCTAA
- a CDS encoding ABC transporter ATP-binding protein — MIEVKNVYFTYPNGVEALKGVSLKIDRGDFVAIMGQNGAGKTTLVKHFNGLLKPTKGDVFVDGINTRDESVATLARKVGYVFQNPDHQLFCETVEQEIAFALKNFGFKEELIEKRVKWALNLLGLTQYRESSPFMLSGGERKRVALASVLAWDPEVVVLDEPTIGQDYMQKERLRQFIMQLRSQGKTVVIVTHDVEFVADCNPRIVLMANGKILADGPAEEILTNSNLLAKASVISPQITQIFLKLKHFGLPTKIIDVYKAREIIVEHYKSKVKK; from the coding sequence ATGATTGAGGTAAAAAACGTTTATTTCACCTATCCAAATGGAGTTGAAGCCCTAAAAGGGGTTTCATTAAAAATAGACAGGGGCGATTTTGTAGCAATCATGGGGCAAAACGGAGCTGGAAAAACAACTCTTGTGAAGCATTTTAACGGTTTGCTGAAGCCAACTAAAGGCGACGTTTTTGTGGACGGAATAAATACCCGAGACGAAAGTGTTGCAACCCTAGCTCGAAAAGTTGGATACGTCTTCCAAAATCCTGACCATCAACTCTTCTGCGAAACAGTAGAGCAAGAAATAGCTTTCGCCTTGAAGAATTTCGGTTTTAAAGAAGAACTTATAGAGAAAAGGGTTAAGTGGGCACTTAACCTTTTAGGGTTAACACAGTATAGGGAAAGCTCCCCATTCATGCTGAGCGGCGGCGAAAGAAAACGTGTCGCACTCGCCTCAGTTCTGGCTTGGGACCCAGAAGTCGTAGTTTTAGATGAACCTACCATTGGACAGGATTATATGCAAAAGGAAAGGCTTAGACAGTTCATTATGCAGCTTAGGTCTCAAGGCAAAACAGTTGTTATAGTCACCCACGACGTTGAATTCGTGGCTGATTGCAATCCAAGAATAGTTTTAATGGCCAACGGAAAAATATTAGCAGACGGCCCAGCAGAAGAAATACTTACAAATTCAAATCTACTAGCTAAAGCTTCGGTAATTTCTCCTCAAATAACCCAAATATTTTTAAAACTTAAGCATTTTGGGCTTCCAACGAAAATAATTGACGTTTACAAGGCAAGAGAAATAATTGTTGAACATTATAAATCGAAGGTGAAAAAATGA
- a CDS encoding 2-oxoacid:acceptor oxidoreductase family protein: MKIEIRIAGLGGQGVVLAGKILGKAAVFDGLFAVQTQSYGAEARGSAAKSEVIISDKPIWFPFVRKCDFLIALSQQALDKYLKDLKKDGKLVVDSTYVREVPEKFGKKPYSLPFCKNAKEKFGNEIFANVIALGFLAKAFRLVSEESLRKAIVGSVPSKYEKENIEAFKLGVKLAEEI; encoded by the coding sequence TTGAAAATTGAAATCAGAATAGCTGGCTTAGGCGGTCAAGGAGTAGTCTTAGCTGGAAAAATACTTGGCAAAGCAGCAGTTTTCGACGGCCTATTCGCCGTTCAAACTCAAAGTTATGGAGCTGAAGCCAGAGGAAGCGCCGCAAAAAGCGAAGTAATAATATCAGACAAGCCAATATGGTTTCCATTCGTCAGAAAATGCGACTTTCTAATCGCTCTTAGCCAACAAGCCCTAGACAAGTATTTAAAAGATTTAAAAAAGGACGGAAAATTGGTTGTTGATTCTACTTATGTAAGGGAAGTTCCAGAAAAATTTGGAAAAAAGCCTTACAGCCTTCCTTTCTGCAAAAATGCCAAAGAAAAATTTGGAAATGAAATTTTTGCAAATGTTATTGCTTTAGGCTTTTTAGCGAAAGCGTTTCGTTTGGTTAGCGAAGAATCCTTAAGAAAAGCCATAGTCGGTAGCGTTCCATCTAAGTATGAAAAAGAAAACATTGAAGCTTTTAAATTGGGCGTCAAACTCGCAGAGGAAATTTAA
- a CDS encoding ATP-binding cassette domain-containing protein has product MAVIEAKNLTFTYAGRESPSIRDITLSIDRGEFVILTGPSGCGKTTLCRCFNGLIPHFYNGKLEGEVIVAGLRVDEHPTHELARHVGLVFQNPENQLFALSVEKDVAFGLENLGLPREEIRKTVDWAMKTTGIYELRERAPYELSGGQQQRVAIAAVLAMRPEVMVLDEPTSFLDPVGAKQIFDVIYNLNRKLGITVVLVEHRLDLAANYATRVIVMNEGKIVLDGSPKKILSSEEARLIGIGIPKATMLYQILKNDGLPLRGNETPVTPEETAKLIEEALRDD; this is encoded by the coding sequence GTGGCAGTCATCGAAGCAAAAAACCTCACTTTCACATACGCTGGAAGAGAATCTCCCTCAATTAGGGACATAACACTTTCAATAGATAGAGGCGAATTCGTAATATTAACAGGCCCAAGCGGCTGCGGGAAAACAACACTTTGCAGATGCTTTAATGGGTTAATTCCCCACTTTTACAATGGAAAGTTGGAAGGCGAAGTAATAGTTGCCGGACTGCGAGTGGATGAGCATCCAACTCATGAACTGGCACGTCACGTTGGTTTGGTTTTCCAAAATCCGGAAAATCAACTTTTCGCTTTGTCAGTCGAAAAAGACGTAGCGTTCGGACTGGAAAATCTGGGCTTACCAAGAGAGGAAATACGTAAAACAGTGGATTGGGCTATGAAAACAACCGGAATCTATGAGCTTAGAGAAAGAGCGCCATACGAACTTTCCGGCGGTCAACAACAAAGAGTGGCTATTGCCGCTGTTTTAGCCATGCGGCCTGAAGTTATGGTCTTAGATGAACCAACATCATTCTTAGACCCCGTGGGTGCAAAGCAAATTTTCGACGTAATTTACAACTTAAACCGAAAGCTCGGCATTACCGTTGTACTAGTTGAGCACAGGCTTGACTTAGCCGCCAATTATGCAACAAGAGTAATTGTAATGAATGAAGGAAAAATAGTTTTAGACGGCTCGCCAAAGAAGATTTTGAGCTCTGAGGAAGCCAGACTCATAGGAATAGGCATTCCTAAGGCTACTATGCTCTATCAAATTTTGAAAAATGACGGTTTACCACTACGTGGAAACGAGACTCCGGTAACCCCTGAAGAAACAGCGAAGCTCATTGAGGAGGCTCTAAGGGATGATTGA
- a CDS encoding GNAT family N-acetyltransferase: MEVTEVYSHDDPNAEDVIAKVANYAEPARAMGLPFWVFAEERKPIGMVVFGREPIQLLAPAGTLMSFILVANPQVSWEKIREFTSEALDFVKRTAAQYALAAFPHEKEEAIAEFESLGFEEIDDCYEMEYKMIQPFEVSDKIQFSKVNREKIQVFLRLAKEFLSDSPDVMLSQTLKFASELPKEFLDAYCNIEEFYFINKGEQTIGIINFNSKTGRISNVGIAPAHRRKGYGEQAIKFALNKLLENNIKQAYLRVHVKNKAAMKLYEKIGFLPAARIKTLIWRRSETD; encoded by the coding sequence GTGGAAGTAACGGAAGTATACTCGCATGATGACCCAAACGCAGAGGATGTAATTGCAAAAGTCGCCAACTACGCAGAGCCTGCAAGGGCCATGGGACTTCCCTTCTGGGTATTCGCCGAAGAAAGAAAGCCTATAGGAATGGTTGTTTTCGGAAGGGAACCAATACAGCTACTAGCCCCCGCTGGCACATTAATGTCTTTCATACTTGTAGCCAACCCTCAAGTTTCGTGGGAAAAAATTCGAGAATTTACTTCTGAAGCCCTAGACTTTGTGAAAAGAACAGCAGCCCAATACGCACTAGCAGCTTTTCCGCATGAAAAGGAGGAGGCAATAGCGGAATTTGAGTCATTAGGATTCGAGGAAATAGACGACTGTTACGAAATGGAATATAAAATGATTCAGCCTTTTGAAGTTTCAGACAAAATTCAATTTAGCAAAGTTAACAGAGAGAAAATCCAAGTTTTCCTACGTCTCGCAAAAGAGTTCTTAAGCGACTCTCCCGACGTCATGCTCAGCCAAACCCTAAAGTTTGCATCAGAACTACCGAAAGAATTCTTAGACGCATACTGCAACATTGAAGAGTTCTACTTCATCAACAAAGGAGAACAAACCATTGGCATAATAAACTTTAACTCTAAAACGGGAAGAATAAGCAACGTTGGCATAGCCCCTGCTCACAGAAGGAAAGGCTACGGTGAACAAGCAATAAAATTTGCATTAAATAAGCTTCTTGAAAACAATATTAAACAAGCGTATCTAAGAGTTCATGTAAAAAACAAAGCTGCAATGAAACTTTACGAAAAAATAGGGTTCCTTCCAGCAGCACGAATTAAAACATTGATTTGGAGAAGATCAGAAACTGATTAG
- a CDS encoding signal peptidase I: MRKTVKEAVSIITIIALLSPILICLITPLFVGGFFSVIMSGSMEPTIPVGSVVIVKKVNPEDVKVGDIIAFKTGESRTVHRVVEKIVEDGSFYFKTKGDANEKPDPWIVKPEDICGALMLTIPYYGYLIWFARTPIGIVTFILVPAIILIVNEIRNILKYRKGVKG; encoded by the coding sequence TTGAGGAAAACAGTTAAAGAGGCAGTATCCATCATTACAATTATCGCCTTACTATCTCCAATCTTAATTTGCTTGATTACCCCACTCTTTGTCGGCGGCTTCTTCAGCGTCATTATGTCAGGCAGCATGGAGCCGACAATCCCGGTCGGCAGCGTAGTAATAGTTAAGAAGGTTAACCCAGAAGACGTAAAGGTCGGCGACATCATAGCCTTCAAAACGGGTGAATCAAGAACCGTACACAGAGTAGTTGAGAAGATTGTTGAAGACGGCTCCTTCTATTTTAAGACCAAAGGAGATGCCAACGAGAAACCTGACCCTTGGATTGTTAAGCCTGAAGACATCTGCGGAGCCCTAATGTTGACGATACCTTACTACGGCTATTTAATATGGTTTGCCAGAACGCCCATAGGCATTGTGACTTTTATTCTCGTTCCAGCAATAATCCTTATAGTAAACGAGATCAGAAACATTCTTAAGTATAGAAAGGGCGTGAAAGGTTGA
- the hxlB gene encoding 6-phospho-3-hexuloisomerase, translated as MKWLRAAAQEIIEGAKRALSELDYEQVEKMIQMILEARNKKIFVVGMGRSGFVGRAFALRLMNLGFNVYFIGETITPAAEKGDLLIAISGTGATKIVLTASAAAKEIGAKVIAVTSFPESPLGKIADHVVVVGGRTKAGWPKEADYFARQLVGEREPLTPLGSIFENNCMIFLDSLVVELMARLGKTEEELRARHATIE; from the coding sequence TTGAAATGGTTAAGGGCCGCAGCCCAAGAAATAATTGAAGGAGCTAAGAGGGCGTTAAGCGAACTTGATTACGAGCAAGTAGAAAAAATGATTCAAATGATTCTTGAAGCCAGAAATAAGAAAATATTCGTTGTGGGGATGGGAAGAAGCGGCTTTGTTGGAAGAGCCTTCGCTCTTAGGCTCATGAATTTAGGATTTAACGTTTACTTCATAGGAGAAACTATTACCCCGGCGGCGGAAAAAGGCGATTTGTTAATAGCTATTTCTGGAACGGGAGCAACAAAAATAGTTTTGACCGCAAGTGCTGCGGCTAAGGAAATAGGCGCCAAAGTCATAGCTGTAACGAGCTTTCCAGAATCCCCCTTAGGAAAGATAGCTGACCACGTAGTTGTCGTTGGAGGAAGAACAAAGGCTGGGTGGCCGAAGGAAGCTGACTATTTTGCCAGACAACTTGTCGGAGAAAGAGAACCTTTAACGCCTCTGGGAAGCATATTTGAGAACAACTGTATGATATTCCTTGACAGTCTAGTAGTCGAACTCATGGCTAGGCTGGGAAAGACTGAGGAAGAATTAAGAGCTCGTCACGCAACAATAGAATAG